In Pelmatolapia mariae isolate MD_Pm_ZW linkage group LG13, Pm_UMD_F_2, whole genome shotgun sequence, a genomic segment contains:
- the LOC134639897 gene encoding peroxisomal N(1)-acetyl-spermine/spermidine oxidase-like: MATSEDPTIVIIGCGVSGIAAAHRLVKAGYHVRILEATGRSGGRIKTATLGNTITEIGAAYIHGPSEENPLFCLARDYGLLPPEALNPENQAVDVDEDPPLVPNWFSSSGERLSAESMEPAEELFREILDNTSQFKNRKNTSWKSVGHFMRTKAQNQAAGRWKDEDEATRQLLLSAFSTMLKFECCGSATHSMDDIDLAGFSMYKSLPGVDCTLPRGFERLIENLMSELPSDLVTYNCPVRCVHWSNTESDLSPVTVECENGERIAADHVIVTVPLGYLKKHHSTLFYPPLPAHKLKSIETLGFGTCDKIFVEFESPWWDDDCDIIYLVWEDEETVSDQVSDVSKSWIRKLVSFTVHKPSKTGSHVLCGWICGHEAEYMETLPEEEVRESITKLVRTFTGNGTITPKRILCSRWFTDPWTYGSYCHTAIGCTAKDLKNMMEPLPSQETPSQPLQVLFAGEATHPCFYSTVHGAIITGWREADRLITHYWASVSP; this comes from the exons ATGGCGACGAGTGAGGACCCAACGATAGTTATAATAGGATGTGGAGTATCGGGTATAGCAGCGGCTCACCGGCTTGTCAAAGCTGGATATCATGTGCGGATACTTGAGGCGACTGGAAGAAGCGGGGGACGAATAAAAACAGCAACTCTGG GTAACACTATTACAGAGATAGGTGCGGCTTACATCCATGGCCCATCTGAGGAGAACCCATTGTTTTGTCTGGCTCGTGACTATGGCCTCTTGCCTCCAGAAGCCCTCAATCCAGAGAACCAGGCCGTAGACGTGGATGAAGATCCTCCCTTGGTCCCCAACTGGTTCAGCAGTTCAG GTGAGAGGCTGAGTGCAGAAAGCATGGAACCAGCTGAGGAGCTGTTTCGTGAGATTTTGGATAACACTTCACAATTTAAAAATCGCAAAAACACATCCTGGAAGAGTGTAGGACATTTCATGCGAACAAAG GCGCAGAACCAAGCAGCAGGAAGGTGGAAAGATGAGGATGAAGCCACTAGGCAGCTGCTTCTCTCTGCCTTCAGTACTATGCTGAAGTTTGAGTGCTGTGGAAGTGCGACTCATAGCATGGATGACATAGACCTGGCAGGGTTTTCTATGTATAAGAGCCTACCTGGCGTGGACTGCACGCTTCCAAG AGGATTTGAGCGCCTAATCGAGAACTTGATGTCTGAACTCCCCTCTGATTTAGTGACCTACAATTGCCCTGTGCGCTGTGTCCACTGGAGCAACACAGAGAGTGACTTAAGTCCTGTGACGGTTGAATGTGAGAATGGGGAGAGGATTGCAGCTGATCACGTTATTGTCACTGTGCCTTTAG GATATCTGAAGAAGCACCACTCCACTCTGTTCTACCCTCCTCTCCCGGCCCACAAGCTGAAGTCGATCGAGACACTAGGATTTGGAACATGTGACAAAATATTTGTGGAGTTTGAATCGCCGTGGTGGGATGATGACTGTGACATCATCTACCTCGTGTGGGAAGACGAG GAGACTGTGTCAGACCAAGTGTCTGATGTGAGTAAATCCTGGATAAGGAAGTTGGTGTCATTCACTGTGCATAAACCTTCTAAAAC GGGTAGCCATGTTCTCTGTGGCTGGATTTGTGGTCATGAGGCAGAGTATATGGAGACACTTCCTGAGGAGGAAGTGAGAGAATCAATCACAAAGCTCGTCCGTACATTCACAG GAAACGGTACCATCACACCAAAGAGAATCCTGTGTTCCCGGTGGTTCACTGATCCCTGGACATACGGTTCCTACTGTCACACAGCCATAGGCTGTACAGCCAAGGACCTGAAGAACATGATGGAACCTCTGCCTTCACAGGAAACTCCGTCACAG CCCCTGCAGGTGTTGTTTGCTGGAGAGGCAACCCATCCTTGCTTTTACTCCACCGTCCATGGAGCAATTATCActgggtggagagaagcagataGACTCATCACTCACTACTGGGCTTCTGTTAGCCCATGA
- the LOC134639615 gene encoding uncharacterized protein LOC134639615, producing the protein MGGHRDAKVVIIGCGIAGIAAAHKLVKAGFHHVRILEATGRSGGRIKTGRIGRELNAEDILSAQKLFLELINESSDFQSQRGEPWPSVGDFLRAQVQQHAAEKWKDVDEATRSLRLCVISNMLKVECCVNGTHSMDEVSMGAFGLYKTLPGLDCTFPGRNMTEDYDQTMDPAAHNPSAELQEDMIYAVEFLCQEWFALPFKEYQEELARRLQRMISGLPWLFGSLHPLIQDFLVTTVHVRPEQPLLYEEPEDFQLSPLEDSQADSSPSSSRRKRRSRRHRSTAAEQTTFVAQYIKFEIPVLDSFVEKLKEEEEREIIKLTKKYSALKSMILHQLEDRAHTDDRA; encoded by the exons ATGGGTGGACACAGGGACGCGAAAGTAGTGATCATAGGATGTGGGATAGCTGGTATAGCAGCAGCACATAAACTGGTAAAAGCTGGTTTTCATCATGTGCGGATACTGGAGGCGACAGGAAGAAGCGGAGGACgaataaaaacaggaaggaTCG GTCGGGAGCTGAACGCTGAGGACATCTTATCTGCTCAGAAATTGTTTTTGGAGCTGATAAATGAAAGTTCCGATTTTCAGAGTCAAAGAGGAGAACCCTGGCCCAGTGTGGGAGATTTCTTACGGGCACAG GTGCAACAGCATGCAGCAGAGAAATGGAAAGATGTTGATGAAGCCACCAGATCTCTGCGACTCTGTGTGATCAGTAACATGCTGAAGGTCGAGTGCTGCGTCAATGGGACTCACAGCATGGATGAGGTCAGCATGGGGGCCTTTGGCCTATACAAGACTCTACCTGGACTGGACTGTACATTCCCAGG CCGAAACATGACAGAAGACTACGACCAGACAATGGACCCAGCAGCTCACAATCCCTCCGCTGAGCTCCAGGAGGACATGATTTACGCGGTGGAGTTTCTTTGTCAAGAGTGGTTTGCGCTGCCTTTCAAGGAATACCAAGAGGAGTTAGCTCGCCGGTTGCAGAGAATGATTTCCGGCCTCCCTTGGTTATTCGGCTCGCTACACCCACTCATTCAGGACTTCCTCGTTACCACCGTACATGTCCGCCCTGAGCAGCCACTCCTGTATGAAGAGCCGGAGGATTTTCAGCTGAGTCCGCTGGAGGATTCGCAGGCCGACTCGTCCCCTTCCTCTTCCAGGAGAAAGCGGCGTTCACGCCGCCATCGCTCCACAGCAGCTGAGCAGACAACTTTC GTTGCCCAGTACATAAAGTTTGAGATTCCCGTTTTAGACAGCTttgtagaaaaactgaaagaggaagaggaacgTGAAATAATCAAACTGACCAAAAA GTACAGTGCCCTGAAATCTATGATACTGCATCAGCTTGAAGACAGAGCTCACACTGATGACAGAGCATGA